The following nucleotide sequence is from Cellulosilyticum sp. I15G10I2.
AGCAACATGGTGAATCTAATGACCTCATTGACAGAATTATTAAAGATGGTACGTTTAATATGACTGAAGATGAACTTTATGATATTTTGAAACCAGAGAATTTTATTGGATGCGCAGCACTGCAAGTTGATGACTTTATTAGCCAGGTTATTGATCCGATTATAGAGGCTAATCAGTGCATTCTAGGGATAGATGGAGATGTGAGAGTTTAAGCCTAAACAAGATAAGAGACTGCACGATAGCTTAAGTCGCAGTAATCGGTTAAGAAGCTTATAATCTGATAAAAAAGAGAGGTTCTAAAAGTTCAAGTGTATAGAACTTTTAGAACCTCTTATTATGCTTTATCAGAAGACATGATTTCTTTTATACCTTTAAATGTTCCTAAAAAGTTAATAGCATCTGAAGGAAGAACGAGTTTGCTTGAATCACCTTCAGCGATCTTCTCCAGGGCTTCCATAGAACGAATAGCAAGAATATTATCATCTACGCCAGACTCTTTGATTGCAGTAAATACTGATTTAAGACCTTCAGCTTTAGCTTGTTGGATTTTCATAATAGCAGCTGCTTCACCTTCAGCTCTAAGGATATCAGCTTGTTTTTGTCCTTCGGCCTCTCTCATTAAGCGCTCTTTCTTAGCTTCTGCATTAAGAATTGTTGATTCTTTTTCGCCTTCTGCGAGTAAAACAGAAGATTTCTTTTGACCTTCAGCAGTTAAAATAGCTTCGCGTCTTTGACGTTCGGCACGCATTTGTTTTTCCATAGCTTCTTGAATGTCTTTTGGAGGAAGAATATTTTTAAGTTCAACTCTATTTACTCTAATGCCCCACTTGTCGGTTGCTTCATCTAAAATAACTCTCAGTTTTGTATTGATGATATCTCTAGAAGTAAGTGTTTCATCCAGATCTAGTTCGCCGATGATGTTACGAAGTGTAGTTGCTGTTAGATTTTCTATAGCACTTATTGGATTAGCAATCTCAAAGATATAATAGACTGGATCTGTTACCTTATAGTAAACAACAGTATCGATTTGCATAGTAACATTATCGCGGGTAATAACAGGTTGAGGCGGGAAGTCCATAACAACTTCACGTAAGTCAACCATTTTATAGACGTTTTCAATAAAAGGAATAATAAAGTTAACACCTGTTTCAGCTTTGCGGCTGAATTTACCAAGCCTTAGGACAATCCCTACACTGGACTGTCTAATGATTTTAATTGAACTAAAGCATAGAATAAGTATAAAAGCTAATATAATGATAACGACTAGATTTCCAAACATTTAATTAACCTCCTTAGTTTTGGGCTTCTGATACAATAAGACGTACACCTTTGATTTCGTGAATTTGTACGACGGCGCCTTTTTCGATAGCATTACCGTCTTGTGATACAGCCGTCCAAATTTCACCGTCAAGTTTTACAAGTCCGCTTTCAAAGCTATCTTTTCCTACATTTTGTATAACAATACCTTTTTTGCCGATCAAGCTGTCGATATTTGTTGGAAATGTATGGCCCGATGCAAATTTTTTTGCGAAATGTTTAGTGAGCGTTAAGAGTAGTATAATAGAAATAACTAGAAATATAACACTTTGGTAAAGGATGTTGTCGGTAAAGAAAGAGACTATAATGGTAAGGAAAGCACCTATTGCAAACCAAATAAGAAAGAATCCGCTATAGAGTATTTCTGCGACGCTAAAAACAATACCTACTATAAGCCATAAAATCCACATAGATTATCCTCCTTTTATTATAATACATACCTTATTATTATAACATATGACGGGGTATAATGATATTAGAAGATTAACACAAGTATAAAATATGATATAATAAAAATATAAATATAACACATAAATATAAATATGAAGGAAGTGCAAATGTGAATAATATTGGATTTATTGGAATTGGCAATATGGGAGGCGCAATGGCAAAAGCTATTGCAAATCGGGAAGGTGAATTAGAGCAAGTTGTGATATATGATGTAAATAAAGAGTCTTATAAAAAGTTTTTAGATGATGAACATATTGTTATTGCTGAAAACTTGGAAAAATTTCTGAAGCAAACTAAATATATTGTTTTGTCTATCAAACCACAATATTATGAAGAAATTTGTTTGCAGATAAAAAACTTCTTAACACCAGAACAAATTATTATAACCGTGGCCCCTGGACATAGTCTTGCTATGATGAAAGAGCTTTTAGGAGAAGCAACAAAGATAATTCGTACAATGCCTAATACGCCTGCACTTATAGGGGCGGGAATAACAGCTTATACGTATCAACAAGAGGTATTAATTAAAGATGAAATAGATAGATTCTTGGAGCTATTTAATAGCTTTGGAAAAACAATATATGTTGAAGAGAAGCTAATGGCAGCAGTAGTTGCAACTACGGGCAGTTCTCCAGCTTACGCCTATATGTTTATTGAGGCTATGGCAGATGCGGCGGTAAGTTTTGGTATGGCAAGAGAGAGTGCTTATGAAATGTCAGCATTGGCTATAAAAGGAGCCTGTGAGATGATCTTGCAGACAAAGAAGCATCCAGGAGAGCTTAAGGATGCAGTTACCTCACCTGGGGGGACAACGATACAGGCAGTAACAACTCTTGAAGAGTTTGGTTTTAGGAATAGTATCATTAAAGGTATGATGGCGTGTTATCATAAAGCCAATCAAATGGGGCATGAGTCACAAAACAAGGGGAGGTAAATCATGAAACTTATCCAACGTGAAATTGTTTATAAAGGTAAGATATTTGATGTGGCAGAGGATACGATTGAAATAGATAAAGACAAAGTTACAAAGTGGGATTTGGTACTCCATAATGGAGCCACTGCAATAGTTCCTATTACGGAGGAGGGTGAAGTCATTTTAGTTAAACAATACAGGAATGCAAGCAATAGAGAAGTGCTTGAAATACCAGCAGGTAAACTAGAAAAAGGAGAGGATCCTTTAACGTGCGCGCTAAGAGAATTAGAAGAAGAAACAGGCTATAGGGCTACTCATATTCACAAATTATGCGCGATGTTTAGCGCGATAGGTTTTAGTGATGAAAAATTGCATCTCTTTATTGCGACGCAGTTAAAGAAAGGCCAACAGCATTTAGATGAGGATGAATATATCACTATAGAGAAATATCCACTGCATGAGGCTAGAGATATGATTTTTTCAGGTGAGATTGAAGATAGTAAAACAATAGTAGGTATTCTTAGTGCGTGTTATTTTTTAAATAAGTAGTTCTAAAATAGAGGCTTGTATCATAACTTGAGTTAAGGTGCATAATTTTTATGGGGGATAAAAGATGAAGAGAAAATATGGTACAAGACTTAAGGACTACTTTACAAATGACGTGATTGTCGTAGCACTATTTATACTAGCAATAATTAGTGGGAGCGTTTATGCGCTATATATTAAGGATAGAGATAGTTCTGTTTTTCTTATGCTTAATAATTATATTTTATTAGATGCTAAAACGTCTTTTCAAATAGAAAAAGTATTAAGTAGTATATATGGCTATTTTAAACAGTTGATAGTGATTTGGTTGTTTGGTCTTTTTGCGTTTACCTTACCTTTAAGTCTTGGTGCGTTTTTTATTATGGTATTTTCTTATGCATTTACAACGACGTGTATTATTCTGATCTACGGAATAAAAGGACTGATGGTTGCGGTGTTTGCTTATGGTCTGCAAGCTATTATTATGCTCGCTATAGCTATGTATCTAGGAATTTCCAGTATTAGAAAAAGCAGCTTAAAAGTCCCCTATGTGTTTGGCAATAATTTTTTAGGTATTATACCTATGGCGGCGGGGAGTTGTGTGATTGCTTTATTAGATGTATTAACAATATCAAATCTACACTATATCGTAACCTTATTATTATAGTGCAAAGTTTTAAAGTATAATTGTTTTGCCTAAGTATTTATAAAATGCAACGTAAAAAATAAAAGGCTGACCTTTCTTGTTGTCGAAAGGTGGCCTTTTTTAGTATGTTAAAGAGTGTTTAGTAAGTGAAAATATACTAAAAATAAAAAATATGATGACTGTTTGAAAATTTAGAGTTATTATGTGAAATTATGTGTTGACAGAATACTCCATAATGCTATATTATATAATTCATAAATAGTTAAGAAGATGTATAATTATATAAGATAAAAGTTAGAGTAATTTAATAACAGAATAAGCATTATAACTTGTTATAAAGGCAAATCTATTGAAAAGTAGAGACGCAAAGCCACGAGTCTAAGGTTTAATTACTACGATAGTCGGGCCGCCATGTATATAATTTAACTACTATAAATGAATACTTTGCTGAAAATTTGTTTCCATGATCAATTTAGGTAGGTTTTACAAGCTTTAATAATTTATTAAAGTGGCATTTTTTGTGCCTGTAAATATCACAGTACATAATGGTGATTTTTGTCAGTGGATTTTCTAATTTATAGGAAGGAATAAAATCATGGTAGGTGACATGATTTTATTTTTTTGCACTAATTTATAACATTTTTTATATTTCTGATAAAGGTATCTAAAAGATATGTGTTAAAAAGTGCAGTTGTAGATGTATTCCTTTTATAAAACAAGTTAAAATGTTCCGTATGAAAAAAATAAGTATATAAGGGGGAGGATAAATACTTACAAAATTTTCACAAGTTTAACTATAAAAAATCATAAAAACAAGGCTGACATAAAATGACAGGTGCTTTAGGCGTATAGTTTCTTTATATTTATTGATTTATAAAAGATTTAAATATATAATGATTTATATATATATTTAGCGTTATATAGCTATAATTATCTTTTAAAAGATATATAATGACAACATATAAAGACAATACACAAAAAATATAAGCATATAATGAAGAGGGGGGACAAATATGGATTTGTTTCATAATATAGATATCATCAATAAAGCACTTGATGCAACCATGTTAAAATATAATGTTATAAGTGATAATATAAGTAATGTCGATACACCTGGTTATAAAAGAAAAGATGTAGTATTTGAAAGTCTTTTAGCAAAAGAAATAGATAAAAAGGGAATAAAAAATATTAACAGCGACAACATTAATCCGGTGGTTTATATAGATAAGCAAAACTATATGTATAAAATGGACGGCAATAATATAGACATAGACATTGAAATGGCTGAATCTGCAAAAGTAAAGCTTAAATATGATGCGCTCATTACGAGGACTTCAGCACAACTAAGCCGCTTTAAAACAATACTACAAACGATTAAATAATATCAGGAGGGGTAGAGATGAGCTTTTTCGGTTCAATGGATACATCCACATCAGGTTTAACCGCGCAGAGATTAAGATTAGATGTGATTTCTCAAAACATAGCTAATAGCAATACGACAAGAACTCCAGAGGGAGGGCCTTATAGAAGAAAAGCAGTATTATTTGAGCCTATTAATAACCAAGAAAGTTTTAATAATGTTCTAAATAAATATACAAGTTCTAAAAATAATGGGGTAAGAGTGTCACAAATTATAGATGATAATAAGCCTTTTCCTATAGTATATGATCCAACACATCCAGATGCAGACGAGAGAGGCTATGTTCAGCTTCCTAATGTTAATATGATAGAAGAAATGGTTAATATGATTTCTGCAAGCCGTTCATATGAAGCGAATGTTACAGCATTTAACGCAATGAAAGCCATGGTTGGTAAGGCACTCGAAATTGGAAAATAACAGTAGGAGGAATATAAATGATACAAGCTATACAGCAACTACAAGGAGCTTCCTTGGGTGTAAACAAATTAAGTAGTAATACAAATTTGACGAGTGATACTAGTTTTGTAGACTCCTTTGAAGCTGCTAAGAAGTTATTGCAGGAAACAAATGAAGCTGAAAAAATTGCCAGTGAGTATACATATGATTTTATCACAGGTAAAAATGACAATATACATAGTTTAATGATCGCTCAAGAAAAATCTAGTATTTTACTACAATTTACAATGCAAGTTAGAAATCAAGTAATTGATGCTTATAAAGAAATAATGAGACTCCCAATCTAGTACCTGATTCAAAAGGAATGAGGTGAATTCATGCAGGAAACATTTGAACAAATATCGAATCAGGTCACCGAAAAATGGGGAGAACTTTCTAAAGCACAAAGAATAAAAATATATATAGGTGTAGTAGCGCTAATTGTTACTATAGGCATTATTGGCTTTTTAGCTAAGCCGGAGAATAAAATTCTATACCGCAACATTGATTTAAAACAAGCATCTGAAGTAACAGCTGTTTTATCAGAGCAAAAAATAAAATATAAACTTTTAGACGGTGGGACGACTATAGAGGTCGATGAAAAGCAGTTTAATGAAGCAAAGCTTGTACTCGCACGAGAAAATGTCCCAAAAGGACAATATACTTTTGATGATGCCATTACAAATAGTATGTCTACAACTCAAGATGAGAAAAAGGCAAAAATGAATCATCTTAAAAAAGTGGAACTTGAGAGTTTACTAGAATCTATTGATTCTATTCAAAAAGCACAGGTTACTTTAGTTATACCAGAAGAGAAAAATTCGTTTATTCAATCAAAACAACAAAGCAGTGCAAGTGTTGTTCTGACGCTGAACAAAGAGCTTACTTCACAAGAAGCAGAACTCGTAGCCAGGCTTGTAGCGAGTGGTGTGCAAAATTTAGACATGGGGAAAATAACAATTATAGATTCTAATGGAAAGAATGTATTTGTCGGATCAGATGAGGGGAATCTTGCGCTTGGGAAACAGCAAGAACTTAAAGGCGCTGCTGAAAGTTCTATCAAGTCTAAGATTATAGAACTTTTAGGCATTATGTATGATGATGTAAGAATTGGATCTAACCTTGTGCTGAATTTTGATCGGTATGAAGAAGTTAAAGAAGAATATACGCCACAGTTTGAAGAAAACAGCAGAGGGATTATACAAAAAGAAAATGTTTCAAGTTCTTCATCTAAAAACACTCAAAATGGGGCAGAACCTGGAGTGGCTAATAATGGGGGAGATGCACCTAATTATCAAATTGGTAATGGAACGAATGGAGAAAGTAAGTCGGATACTAAAGAAGTAACATATGTTACTGATAAAAAGGTATCAACTTCTGTTAAAAATGTAGGAGATATTGATTTTAAAGCATCTTCTTTAGCAGTAAGTTTATTTAAAAACAAACTTTATCAGCAGCAGACAATCGAACCTACTCTTGCGGGGATGACGTGGGAGCAATTTAAAGAGCAAAATAAGGATCAAAAAATTATTGCTGTCGATGAAGCAACGGTAGCTTCAATTAAAAGTGCAACCGGCATAGATAACGTGGTTGTACAAGCCTATGAGAAACCTATTTTTGTTGATCAAGAACCTTATAGTATAAATTATAAAGATTACTTACCATTTATACTTATTCTGCTGATACTTATTATGATTGTTATTGCAGTTATGAAGTTTAGAAAACATGAAGACGTTGTAGAAGTAGAACCAGAACTTGAAGTAGAAGAAATGTTAAAAGCAGCAAAAGATCAAGTGGAATTAGATGAAATTGAGCTGAAGGAAACACTGGAAACGAAACGTCAAATTGATAAATTTGTAGATGAAAAACCAGAAGCCGTAGCGAACTTATTACGCAATTGGTTGACAGAAGATGATTGGGAGTGATGAGTTTGGCAAAAGAGCAGTATACAAGTAAACAAAAAGCAGCAATGTTACTCATAGCACT
It contains:
- a CDS encoding NfeD family protein, whose protein sequence is MWILWLIVGIVFSVAEILYSGFFLIWFAIGAFLTIIVSFFTDNILYQSVIFLVISIILLLTLTKHFAKKFASGHTFPTNIDSLIGKKGIVIQNVGKDSFESGLVKLDGEIWTAVSQDGNAIEKGAVVQIHEIKGVRLIVSEAQN
- a CDS encoding NUDIX hydrolase; its protein translation is MKLIQREIVYKGKIFDVAEDTIEIDKDKVTKWDLVLHNGATAIVPITEEGEVILVKQYRNASNREVLEIPAGKLEKGEDPLTCALRELEEETGYRATHIHKLCAMFSAIGFSDEKLHLFIATQLKKGQQHLDEDEYITIEKYPLHEARDMIFSGEIEDSKTIVGILSACYFLNK
- the fliE gene encoding flagellar hook-basal body complex protein FliE produces the protein MIQAIQQLQGASLGVNKLSSNTNLTSDTSFVDSFEAAKKLLQETNEAEKIASEYTYDFITGKNDNIHSLMIAQEKSSILLQFTMQVRNQVIDAYKEIMRLPI
- the proC gene encoding pyrroline-5-carboxylate reductase, producing the protein MNNIGFIGIGNMGGAMAKAIANREGELEQVVIYDVNKESYKKFLDDEHIVIAENLEKFLKQTKYIVLSIKPQYYEEICLQIKNFLTPEQIIITVAPGHSLAMMKELLGEATKIIRTMPNTPALIGAGITAYTYQQEVLIKDEIDRFLELFNSFGKTIYVEEKLMAAVVATTGSSPAYAYMFIEAMADAAVSFGMARESAYEMSALAIKGACEMILQTKKHPGELKDAVTSPGGTTIQAVTTLEEFGFRNSIIKGMMACYHKANQMGHESQNKGR
- a CDS encoding SPFH domain-containing protein, with product MFGNLVVIIILAFILILCFSSIKIIRQSSVGIVLRLGKFSRKAETGVNFIIPFIENVYKMVDLREVVMDFPPQPVITRDNVTMQIDTVVYYKVTDPVYYIFEIANPISAIENLTATTLRNIIGELDLDETLTSRDIINTKLRVILDEATDKWGIRVNRVELKNILPPKDIQEAMEKQMRAERQRREAILTAEGQKKSSVLLAEGEKESTILNAEAKKERLMREAEGQKQADILRAEGEAAAIMKIQQAKAEGLKSVFTAIKESGVDDNILAIRSMEALEKIAEGDSSKLVLPSDAINFLGTFKGIKEIMSSDKA
- the flgB gene encoding flagellar basal body rod protein FlgB; the encoded protein is MDLFHNIDIINKALDATMLKYNVISDNISNVDTPGYKRKDVVFESLLAKEIDKKGIKNINSDNINPVVYIDKQNYMYKMDGNNIDIDIEMAESAKVKLKYDALITRTSAQLSRFKTILQTIK
- the fliF gene encoding flagellar basal-body MS-ring/collar protein FliF, producing MQETFEQISNQVTEKWGELSKAQRIKIYIGVVALIVTIGIIGFLAKPENKILYRNIDLKQASEVTAVLSEQKIKYKLLDGGTTIEVDEKQFNEAKLVLARENVPKGQYTFDDAITNSMSTTQDEKKAKMNHLKKVELESLLESIDSIQKAQVTLVIPEEKNSFIQSKQQSSASVVLTLNKELTSQEAELVARLVASGVQNLDMGKITIIDSNGKNVFVGSDEGNLALGKQQELKGAAESSIKSKIIELLGIMYDDVRIGSNLVLNFDRYEEVKEEYTPQFEENSRGIIQKENVSSSSSKNTQNGAEPGVANNGGDAPNYQIGNGTNGESKSDTKEVTYVTDKKVSTSVKNVGDIDFKASSLAVSLFKNKLYQQQTIEPTLAGMTWEQFKEQNKDQKIIAVDEATVASIKSATGIDNVVVQAYEKPIFVDQEPYSINYKDYLPFILILLILIMIVIAVMKFRKHEDVVEVEPELEVEEMLKAAKDQVELDEIELKETLETKRQIDKFVDEKPEAVANLLRNWLTEDDWE
- the flgC gene encoding flagellar basal body rod protein FlgC — protein: MSFFGSMDTSTSGLTAQRLRLDVISQNIANSNTTRTPEGGPYRRKAVLFEPINNQESFNNVLNKYTSSKNNGVRVSQIIDDNKPFPIVYDPTHPDADERGYVQLPNVNMIEEMVNMISASRSYEANVTAFNAMKAMVGKALEIGK